The Tripterygium wilfordii isolate XIE 37 chromosome 17, ASM1340144v1, whole genome shotgun sequence genome has a window encoding:
- the LOC119981862 gene encoding uncharacterized protein LOC119981862, whose translation MAIKGQVVADFVAEFSSLPELPIKEVWTLEINPGSTWGPMVDGSSTRKGSGSGVVLTSLEGLTIEQAIRLGFGATNNESEYEVLLCGLRSALKLGVKRVKISLDSQLIVSQLTREYAAKTKAMIAYLTEVPRGQNSHADALATLASANQKKVRRTIIVDIQEKSSVPPEQVEVSQFEFGPSWIDPLIHFLKDGSRLKDKKEARKRRKISCYMKSIREAVGTILEAGRWLSGQSHRGIGGRRCMKTQNDMPEAVRSVRSSQTNLDSRLPRATRDRRWLITTKDYFTKWIEAKPLAKIIDFETKKFVWESIITRFGIPYVLVSDNGTQFEKPSETFVMGNGQAEASNKIVLDGLKKSLDSAKGRWVEELLSVLWRQRTTPRRSTGQTPSSLTYGTEAVIPLEIGLSTIRTLALERGENDNPLTVNLDLLEEKREQAALKLASYQHELAKVHDRKVKARNFHPGDLVLRKVLGNTKNPRM comes from the exons ATGGCTATCAAGGGCCAAGTCGTAGCTGACTTCGTAGCAGAATTTTCCAGTCTGCCAGAACTGCCAATTAAGGAGGTTTGGACGTTGGAGATTAATCCTGGAAGTACTTGGGGACCTATGGTAGATGGCTCATCAACCAGAAAGGGGAGTGGATCTGGGGTAGTTCTGACCTCCCTAGAAGGCCTCACCATTGAGCAGGCTATCAGGCTGGGGTTCGGCGCAACCAACAACGAGTCTGAGTATGAAGTGCTATTATGTGGGTTACGCAGTGCACTCAAGTTGGGGGTGAAGAGAGTAAAGATTTCTTTAGACTCGCAGCTGATAGTCAGTCAACTCACTAGGGAATATGCAGCAAAGACTAAGGCGATGATTGCCTACCTGACTGAA GTCCCAAGAGGGCAAAATAGTCATGCAGACGCCTTGGCAACCTTAGCCTCAGCCAATCAGAAGAAAGTAAGAAGAACTATCATAGTCGATATACAGGAGAAATCGAGTGTACCACCCGAGCAGGTCGAGGTGTCTCAATTTGAGTTCGGCCCAAGCTGGATAGATCCCCTTATTCATTTTTTGAAAGATGGTTCCCGTCTGAAAGACAAGAAAGAAGCTAGGAAG AGAAGAAAGATCAGTTGTTATATGAAATCCATAAGGGAAGCTGTGGGTACCATACTAGAGGCAGGTAGATGGCTCAGCGGGCAATCTCACAGGGGTATTGGTGGCCGTAGATGCATGAAGACTCAAAACGATATGCCAGAAGCTGTGAGAAGTGTCAGAAGTTCTCAAACAAACCTCGACAGCCGGCTACCTAGGGCGACTAGGGATAGAAGATGGCTTATAACGACTAAAGATTATTTTACCAAGTGGATAGAGGCCAAGCCCCTTGCCAAAATCATTGATTTTGAGACAAAGAAGTTTGTGTGGGAGTCAATTATCACAAGGTTTGGCATTCCCTATGTTCTGGTGTCAGATAATGGTACTCAGTTTGAAAAGCCTTCAGAGACTTTTGTGATG GGAAATGGACAAGCTGAGGCATCCAACAAGATAGTTCTTGATGGATTGAAAAAGAGTCTGGATTCTGCCAAAGGAAGGTGGGTGGAAGAACTCCTAAGTGTATTGTGGAGACAACGAACTACCCCTCGAAGGTCAACTGGGCAAACTCCTTCCTCCTTAACTTATGGGACGGAAGCTGTCATTCCCCTAGAGATCGGCCTGTCGACCATCAGGACATTGGCACTTGAGAGAGGTGAAAATGACAATCCCCTAACTGTCAACCTTGATCTcctagaagaaaaaagagagcaaGCAGCGTTGAAATTGGCTTCATACCAACATGAGTTGGCAAAAGTACATGATAGAAAGGTGAAGGCAAGAAATTTTCATCCGGGAGATCTTGTCCTTAGGAAAGTGTTGGGCAACACCAAGAACCCCAGGATGTAA